One stretch of Sulfuricystis multivorans DNA includes these proteins:
- the rph gene encoding ribonuclease PH: MSPRPDGRAPDQLRPLKITRHYTRHAEGSVLIEFGHTKVICTASVEEKVPPFLKGKGQGWVTAEYGMLPRSTHTRTEREAARGKQSGRTQEIQRLIGRSLRAVTDLSLLGERQVTLDCDVIQADGGTRCASITGACVALYDALNGLLAAGQLGRHPMKDFVAAVSVGIVAGTPVLDLDYAEDSACDTDMNVVMTGAGGMVELQGTAEGTPFTRAELDLLLALAEKGIREIIAAQKAALEIA; the protein is encoded by the coding sequence ATGAGTCCAAGACCCGATGGCCGCGCGCCCGATCAACTGCGTCCGCTGAAAATCACCCGTCATTACACGCGCCATGCCGAAGGCAGCGTGCTGATCGAATTCGGCCACACCAAGGTCATCTGCACCGCCAGCGTCGAAGAGAAGGTGCCGCCCTTCCTGAAAGGCAAGGGGCAGGGCTGGGTCACCGCCGAATACGGCATGCTGCCGCGCTCCACCCACACGCGCACCGAGCGCGAGGCGGCGCGGGGCAAGCAGTCGGGCCGCACGCAGGAAATCCAGCGCCTGATCGGCCGCAGTTTGCGCGCCGTCACCGATTTGTCGCTGCTGGGGGAGCGGCAGGTCACCCTCGATTGCGACGTCATCCAGGCCGATGGCGGTACGCGCTGCGCTTCGATCACCGGTGCTTGTGTCGCGCTTTACGACGCCCTGAACGGTTTGCTGGCCGCCGGGCAGCTTGGCCGCCATCCAATGAAGGATTTCGTCGCCGCCGTTTCGGTCGGCATCGTCGCAGGCACGCCGGTGCTCGACCTCGACTACGCGGAAGACTCGGCTTGCGATACCGACATGAATGTCGTGATGACCGGCGCCGGCGGCATGGTCGAACTGCAGGGCACCGCGGAGGGCACACCCTTCACCCGTGCCGAGCTCGATCTGTTGCTTGCGCTGGCCGAGAAGGGCATCAGGGAAATCATCGCGGCGCAGAAGGCCGCATTGGAGATCGCATGA
- the rdgB gene encoding RdgB/HAM1 family non-canonical purine NTP pyrophosphatase, which translates to MKQIVLASNNPGKLREFGQMLATIDIEVLPQARFNIPEADEPHITFVENALAKARHAARLTGLPALADDSGICVKALGGAPGVYSARYAGEPKSDERNNQKLIRELAGKTDRRAHYVALLVFVHHAEDPQPIICEGEWHGEIIDTPRGQNGFGYDPYFLVPELGLTAAEISAEEKNRRSHRGKALRQLIERLKLDD; encoded by the coding sequence ATGAAACAGATCGTGCTCGCCTCGAACAACCCCGGCAAACTGCGCGAATTCGGTCAGATGCTCGCCACCATCGACATCGAAGTGCTGCCGCAGGCGCGGTTCAACATCCCGGAAGCCGACGAGCCGCACATCACCTTCGTCGAGAATGCGCTCGCCAAGGCGCGCCACGCCGCGAGACTCACCGGCCTGCCGGCGCTGGCCGATGATTCCGGTATCTGCGTCAAGGCCCTGGGCGGCGCACCGGGGGTCTATTCGGCGCGCTATGCCGGGGAGCCCAAGTCGGACGAGCGCAACAACCAGAAGCTCATCCGGGAGCTTGCCGGCAAGACGGACCGTCGCGCCCACTATGTCGCCTTGCTGGTGTTCGTGCATCATGCCGAAGACCCGCAGCCGATCATCTGCGAGGGCGAATGGCATGGCGAGATCATCGACACGCCCAGAGGCCAAAACGGCTTCGGCTATGACCCGTATTTCCTCGTCCCCGAGCTGGGGCTCACCGCCGCCGAAATCTCCGCCGAAGAGAAAAACCGCCGCTCCCATCGCGGCAAGGCATTGCGGCAGCTGATCGAACGCCTGAAACTCGACGATTGA
- a CDS encoding YicC/YloC family endoribonuclease has product MNIQSMTGYAALDRDLGTVRLVLELKSVNGRFLDLNFRCAEELRFLEMPLRERLAAMIGRGKVDCRITLQPNSTAAPHLIANLALVRKLAALEAEVRGVLEKAQPLSVADVLRWPGVLESEAIPPERLQTECFALLDAVLIEFLASRAREGARLGEALLERVAKMRAAIAQVEPLVPAAIAEYSERLAARLREAVAALDEERIRQEISVFAAKIDVAEELARLVTHLDEVERVLTQGGAVGKRLDFLMQELNREANTLASKSVSSAVTAIALELKLLIEQMREQVQNLE; this is encoded by the coding sequence ATGAACATCCAGAGTATGACCGGCTATGCCGCGCTCGACCGCGATCTCGGTACGGTGCGGCTGGTACTCGAACTGAAGAGTGTCAATGGCCGATTCCTCGATCTCAATTTCCGCTGTGCCGAAGAGCTGCGTTTCCTCGAAATGCCCTTGCGCGAGCGGCTTGCGGCAATGATCGGTCGCGGCAAGGTCGATTGCCGCATCACGCTGCAACCGAACAGCACCGCCGCGCCGCATCTGATCGCCAATCTCGCGCTGGTGCGTAAGCTGGCCGCGCTCGAAGCCGAGGTGCGCGGCGTGCTCGAAAAGGCCCAGCCGTTGTCGGTGGCCGACGTTTTGCGCTGGCCAGGAGTGCTGGAAAGCGAAGCGATCCCTCCCGAACGCTTGCAGACAGAGTGTTTCGCGCTTCTCGATGCGGTGCTCATCGAATTTCTCGCCAGCCGCGCACGCGAAGGCGCCCGTCTCGGCGAAGCGTTGCTGGAGCGCGTCGCCAAGATGCGTGCCGCCATCGCCCAAGTCGAGCCGCTGGTGCCGGCCGCAATCGCCGAATACAGCGAGCGGCTCGCAGCGCGTTTGCGCGAAGCGGTCGCCGCACTCGACGAAGAGCGCATCCGCCAGGAAATCAGTGTCTTCGCCGCGAAGATCGACGTCGCCGAGGAACTGGCACGCCTCGTCACCCATCTCGATGAAGTGGAGCGGGTGCTCACCCAAGGCGGCGCGGTCGGCAAACGCCTCGATTTTTTGATGCAGGAGCTCAACCGCGAGGCGAATACGCTGGCCTCGAAATCCGTCTCCAGCGCCGTCACCGCGATCGCCCTCGAGCTGAAGCTGCTCATCGAGCAAATGCGCGAACAGGTGCAGAATCTCGAATAG
- a CDS encoding serine/threonine protein kinase, whose product MAIQQTSIPLPAGHVIDGYRFERQLSMGGFSIVYLATDPRGQPVAIKEYLPQSLARRTVGLVPQVKPEHRAAYHSGMMAFYEEGIALARLDHPNVVRVENFLRANDTVYLVMAYERGRTLHEHIRKHPGELSEKFVRGVFMRLLSGLREVHASRLLHLDIKPSNIWLRLDASPVLIDFGAARQTLQKAGDLRPVYTPGYAAPEQYDKGGEIGPWTDVYAVGASMYACLAAAAPTPADLRLGGDPLIPASQRWAGRYSPQLLDTIDQCLRLDPLARPQSAFSLQRLLAATPTPVKENA is encoded by the coding sequence ATGGCAATTCAACAAACCAGCATCCCCCTGCCGGCCGGCCATGTGATCGACGGTTACCGCTTCGAGCGTCAGCTCTCGATGGGGGGGTTCTCGATCGTCTATCTGGCCACCGACCCGCGCGGGCAGCCCGTGGCGATCAAGGAATACCTGCCGCAGTCGCTCGCCCGCCGCACGGTCGGACTGGTGCCCCAGGTCAAGCCCGAGCACCGTGCCGCCTATCACAGCGGCATGATGGCCTTCTACGAGGAAGGGATCGCGCTCGCGCGCCTCGATCATCCCAACGTCGTGCGTGTGGAGAATTTCCTGCGCGCCAACGACACCGTCTATCTGGTGATGGCCTATGAGCGCGGCCGCACGCTGCACGAGCACATCCGCAAACATCCCGGCGAACTGTCCGAGAAATTCGTGCGCGGCGTGTTCATGCGCCTGCTCTCGGGCTTGCGCGAGGTGCATGCCAGCCGCTTGCTGCATCTGGACATCAAGCCCTCGAACATCTGGCTGCGCCTCGATGCCAGTCCCGTGCTGATCGACTTCGGCGCCGCGCGTCAGACATTGCAAAAGGCGGGCGATTTGCGGCCGGTCTATACCCCTGGCTATGCCGCACCGGAGCAATATGACAAGGGCGGCGAGATCGGCCCCTGGACCGATGTCTATGCGGTGGGCGCCAGCATGTATGCCTGCCTTGCCGCTGCGGCGCCGACCCCTGCCGACCTACGTCTCGGCGGTGATCCGTTGATACCGGCGAGCCAGCGTTGGGCGGGACGCTATTCGCCCCAGCTTTTGGACACCATCGATCAGTGCCTGCGCCTCGATCCGCTCGCCCGGCCGCAGAGTGCCTTTTCGCTGCAGCGTCTGCTCGCTGCCACCCCAACCCCCGTCAAGGAGAATGCATGA